One Helianthus annuus cultivar XRQ/B chromosome 7, HanXRQr2.0-SUNRISE, whole genome shotgun sequence genomic region harbors:
- the LOC110890190 gene encoding putative glycine-rich cell wall structural protein 1: MANSKVIAIAFLVLIVVDLSLAARPSKKIGGGGGSHGGGGGGHGEGGGGGGTGVGEAAGRGSGSGYGSGSGSGYGKGGGGKGGGGGGGGGGGGGGGGGGSGNGSGSGSGYGSGSGSGYGSGGGKGGGGGGGSGGGGGGGGGNGNGNGSGSGSGYGSGSGSGYGSGNGKGGGGGGGGGGGGGGGGGGRNGQGSGYGSGSGYGSGYGSGYGDGDGGNGP; the protein is encoded by the coding sequence ATGGCAAACTCAAAGGTCATAGCTATTGCATTTTTGGTGTTGATAGTTGTGGACCTTTCACTAGCTGCTAGACCTTCTAAGAagattggtggtggtggtggtagtcatggaggaggtggtggtggacATGGAGaaggaggaggtggtggtggtacTGGTGTTGGAGAAGCAGCTGGCCGGGGTTCCGGTTCGGGTTATGGGTCAGGGAGTGGTTCTGGATATGGAAAGGGTGGTGGAGGCAagggaggaggtggtggtggtgggggaggaggaggtggtggtggtggtggtggagggtcAGGGAATGGTAGTGGGTCCGGTTCGGGCTACGGGTCCGGAAGTGGTTCCGGATATGGTTCGGGTGGTGGTAaaggaggaggtggtggtggcggtagCGGTggaggtggcggaggtggtggtggtaaTGGTAATGGGAATGGCTCGGGAAGTGGGTCCGGGTATGGGAGTGGTAGTGGGTCCGGATACGGAAGTGGTAATGGGaaaggtggcggtggtggtggtggcggcggtggaggaggtggtggaggcGGAGGAGGGCGTAACGGGCAAGGTTCAGGATACGGGAGCGGGTCTGGATACGGGTCAGGTTACGGGTCCGGATacggtgatggtgatggtggcaATGGACCATAA
- the LOC110888210 gene encoding very-long-chain 3-oxoacyl-CoA reductase 1-like, producing the protein MSKNGFLWICHFFIGYCNPGSDFKKWFGKTQIKEVVFYLSGDLNEGIKRISEAIDGLDVGILINNAGVSYPYARFFHEVDDELLTNLIKVNVQGTTRVTHAVLPAMVKRKKGAIVNIGSGAAINIPSDPLYAVYAATKA; encoded by the exons ATGAGTAAGAAT GGTTTTCTTTGGATTTGTCATTTCTTCATCGGTTATTGTAACCCCGGATCAGATTTTAAGAAGTGGTTTGGGAAAACCCAGATCAAAGAAGTGGTTTTTTATCTTTCTGGTGATTTAAATGAAGGGATCAAGAGGATCAGTGAGGCAATTGATGGGTTAGATGTTGGGATTTTGATAAATAATGCAGGGGTTTCGTATCCTTATGCTAGGTTTTTTCATGAAGTGGATGATGAGTTGTTGACTAATTTGATTAAAGTCAACGTTCAGGGGACTACTAGAGTGACACATGCTGTGTTGCCTGCTATGGTGAAGAGGAAGAAAGGTGCTATTGTGAATATTGGATCTGGTGCTGCTATTAATATTCCTTCTGATCCTCTTTATGCTGTTTATGCTGCTACTAAAgcgtaa
- the LOC110888209 gene encoding uncharacterized protein LOC110888209, protein MIEEVVKSGELAHLVKGVRDKMAEGKGKEVNIVDFDGRVPHKRQRLEACELQCVCFSSTEKDSLSNPLVVEATVGTLQTSRAYIDLGAATEIMFENEGQKERIQPLTFMVINIPSNYDVIIGRPGQCAFYMAVSVGHGTVKFPTERGITTLQPSQEAYLVEGKSSKSEEDKQRLGCTDKKDFKWTEEAEEAFNQMKQHLASLPDMAAPETGELISVYLSVAEEVISVVLTIDRDKTQVPVYFFSKTLKLAETKYPPLEKMALALVQTARRLRRKAIKAQVLADFIIEVLKQTITKVNTAATKPSNLEAWKLFTDGASSIEGLGAGLILVNPEGLEFTYALRFDFQTTNNKAEYEALIAGLRLAKEMKVQKLEVFTDSLLVSSQVNDSYIAKEPNMKMYKEKSKELMNTFQMCTIKQIPRSQNKKADALSKLASLIFAHLTKKVLVEALKAPSIDELEVQDVVTDEDPNWMTPIKKFLKNGELPNDQTEAERVKIKARQYVLQGETLYKKGYLAPLLRCVGPEQSQYLVKEVHEGICGAHFGARSVVAKLMNLGYFGPSMHRDATEQLRKCDACQIHAPVPKNPKHDLVPITSAWPFHKWGMDIVGPFPPSKGGVKFLLVAIDYFTKWPEVKPLVKITGKQIIDFVWESIICRYGLPGVLVTDNGKQFAEKPFSIWCKEYRINQVFSSVAYPQSNGQVERTNRSIVEGIKTRLGRYESNWLEELPSVLWAIRTTEKTSHKRTPYSLVFGSEAVAKKLKSLKPTKLP, encoded by the exons atgattgaagaagttGTTAAGTCCGGAGAACTTGCTCATTTGGTAAAAGGAGTAagggacaaaatggctgaaggaaaAGGTAAGGAAGTCAATATAGTGGATTTTGATGGAAGGGTTCCACACAAGAGGCAACGGTTGGAAGCTTGTGAGCTTCAGTGTGTTTGCTTTTCCTCAACAGAGAAAGACTCTCTTTCAAACCCTCTTGTGGTAGAAGCAACTGTGGGAACATTACAAACAAGCAGGGCATACATAGACCTTGGGGCAGCTActgaaatcatgtttgagaa TGAAGGTCAGAAGGAAAGAATCCAACCACTCACCTTTATGGTTATCAACATACCTTCAAACTATGATGTGATCATTGGAAGGCCAGGGCAGTGTGCATTCTACATGGCCgtgtctgttggccatggcacaGTCAAATTTCCCACCGAAAGAGGGATAACAACCCTCCAACCTTCTCAAGAAGCCTACCTGGTTGAGGGTAAAAGTTCCAAAagtgaagaagacaagcaaaggctg GGTTGCACCGATAAGAAAGACTTCAAATGGACTGAAGAGGCTGAAGAAGCCTTTAACCAAATGAAGCAACACCTAGCTTCCCTACCTGATATGGCGGCTCCAGAAACAGGAGAACTGATCTCAGTCTATCTCTCAGTTGCTGAAGAAGTAATAAGCGTGGTCCTCACCATTGACAGAGATAAGacccaggtacccgtttatttcttcagcaaaacCCTAAAATTGGCTGAAACCAAATACCCTCCTTTGGAAAAAATGGCCCTAGCTTTAGTTCAaacggctagaaggcttcgaag aAAAGCCATCAAAGCCCAAGTCTTGGCTGATTTCATTATAGAAGTCCTCAAGCAAACCATCACTAAAGTGAACACAGCTGCTACCAAACCTTCAAACCTTGAAGCCTGGAAGCTCTTTACCGATGGGGCTTCAAGCATTGAAGGGTTGGGGGCCGGGCTTATTCTGGTCAACCCagaagggttagaattcacataCGCTCTTCGCTTTGATTTTCAGACAACCAACAACAAAGCCGAATACGAAGCACTGATAGCCGGCTTAAGACTGGCTAAAGAAATGAAGGTccagaagcttgaagtgttcacagattcgTTGCTGGTATCGAGCCAAGTGAATGATAGCTACATTGCAAAAGAGCCCAACATGAAAAtgtacaaagaaaaatccaaagaATTGATGAACACCTTCCAAATGTGTACAATCAAACAGATTCCAAGGTCCCAAAACAAGaaggctgatgccttaagcaagCTCGCATCTCTCATTTTTGCACACCTTACAAAGAAGGTGTTGGTAGAAGCATTAAAAGCTCCATCAATTGATGAGTTGGAAGTTCAAGACGTAGTCACTGatgaagatccaaattggatgactccaatcaagaAGTTCCTTAAAAATGGTGAATTGCCTAATGACCAAACAGAAGCTGAAAGGGttaagatcaaggcaaggcagtaCGTTTTGCAAGGCGAGACTCTATACAAAAAGGGTTACCTAgcacccttgctaagatgtgttggtcctgaGCAAAGTCAGTATTTGGTCAAAGAGGTTCATGAAGGTATATGTGGagcccattttggagctagatcGGTGGTTGCCAAACTTATGAACCTCGGGTATTTTGGGCCCTCAATGCACCGAGATGCCACTGAGCAGCTAAGGAAGTGTGACGCCTGCCAAATTCATGCACCTGTCCCAAAAAATCCCAAACATGATCTTGTCCCAATAACCTCAGCATGGCCCTTCCACAAATGGGGCATGGACATTGTTGGTCCATTCCCCCCAAGCAAAGGTGGAGTAAAATTCTTGTTGGTGGCCATAGATTATTTTACCAAGTGGCCTGAGGTtaaaccacttgtaaaaatcacAGGCAAGCAAATCattgacttcgtttgggaaaGCATCATTTGCCGTTATGGATTGCCGGGAGTTCTTGTCACCgacaatggaaagcaatttgctGAGAAGCCTTTCAGCATTTGGTGCAAAGAATACAGGATCAATCAGGTTTTCAGCTCAGTCGCATACCCGCAATCGAATGGTCAAGTAGAAAGAACGaatcgaagcatagtggaaggaaTCAAGACCAGGTTGGGAAGATATGAAAGCAACTGGCTTGAAGAATTGCCAAGTGTCCTATGGGCCataagaacaaccgaaaaaacaagccacaaaaGAACACCCTATAGCTTGGTATTTGGGTCTGAAGCT GTAGCCAAAAAGCTTAAAAGCTTAAAACCAACAAAGCTGCCTTAA